The DNA segment GCGCGGCAACGAGATTGCCGTGCAACTCAGCAACCCCGATATGCGCCGGACGTTCTGCGCCATTGCCAGCATTGAAAACGTGGGCGGCGAGGTCAAGATCACCAAGGAAGAACGCTATTTCAAGGACCATCAGGAGGCCGATCAGCACTTCGGCTTCGGCTTCCGCTGGTCTGCGGGCAGCAAGTAGATGGGCGTTCTCCAGGCTGGACAACGCGTCCCACTCAGCACGCTGGGCGTGGGCCAGCGCCTGAGTGTGGACATCCACTGCACGCTGGACGGCGCGGATCTGACCGCCTTCGGCTTGCAGGACGGAAAGCTGAGCGATGACCGTTACATGGTCTTCTTCAACCAGCCGCGCAGCCCGGAAGGGGCGCTGGAACTGGCCCGACAGGGGGTGGACACGAGCTTTAGCGTGGACCTCGCGGCGCTGCCCACTTTCATCACCGAAATTTATTTCACGGCCACGCATGACACCCAGGCGATTGCTGGGGCGGGGGCGCTGTCCGTCAAAGTTGGGGACGCAACATTTGACGTCAAACCCCATCTGAAAGCGGAAAAGGCCGTGATGCTGATTCGGCTGTACCGCCACGCGGACGGCTGGCGGCTGGCGACGGTGGCGCAGGGCTTTAACGGTGGGCTGGACGCTCTGGTGCGGCACTTTGGCGGGGAAGTTGCGGAGGCTGAGGCAGCGCCAGCCCCCACCGTCAATCTGCACAAGGAGCGCCAGCGGGTGCTGCTGGAAAAGGCCGAGCGCGAGCAGCCCCAACTGGTCAGCCTGATCAAAACGGCCAGTGTCAGCCTGGAAAAACGCGGACTAGCCGACGCCCGTTACCGCGTCAAACTGGTGCTGGACATCAGCGGCAGCATGCAGAACGAGTACCGTAGCGGCGCGGTGCAGGCGCTGGCCGAACGCGCTCTGGCCCTGGCCGCCCGCCTGGACGACGACGGCGAGGTGGAGGTCTACCTCTTCGGGATCAAGGCGCACCGCAGCGGCACGCTGTCGCTGGACAACGTGGCCGGGTTCGTGGACCGCCTGAAGGTCAAGCTGGAAGGCGGCACCCACTACAGCCCGGTCATGAAAATGGTCCGCGAAGACGCCGAGAAAGAGGGCCGCGAGCTGCCGTGTCTGGTCCTGTTCATCACTGATGGCGGCACCAGCAACCCCGCCGTCGTGATTCGCCAGATGACCGACGCCGCCCACGAGCCGATCTTCTGGAAGTTCATGGGGATTGAAGAGGGCCGCGTCAACTTTGACTTTCTGGAAAAGCTGGACGATCTGCCGGGCCGCGTGGTGGACAACGCCGACTTCTTCCGGGTGCCTGCACCCATTAAAATTGGGGACGCCGAACTGTTTGACCTGCTGCTCAATGAGCTGGACGGCTGGCAGCGGGACGCAAAGGCAGCGGGAATCCTGCGGGTCTAACTGTCCAACGGTCAAACCGTCTCACCGCAAAAACAAAGGCCAAACGCCCTATCTTTAGCAGTTAGACAGCTAGACCTTTAGACGGTTTGACAATCTCTAGCCTCCATTCCCCCCTCACACAAGGAGAACAACATGCCTATTTCCCTCAAGAAAGGACAGCAGATCAGCCTCACCAAGGAAGCCCCCGGCCTCAGCAGCGTTCGCATGGGCCTGGGCTGGGACGCCATCAAGAAAAAGGGCTTCTTCGGCTTCGGCGGCGGCTCGGTAGACGTGGATCTGGACGCCAACGCACTGATGTTTGACGCGCAGGGCCAACTGGTGGACGCCGTGTGGTTCCGCCAGCTTCAGAGCAAGGACGGCGCGATCCAGCACAGCGGCGACAACCGCACGGGCGCGGGCGACGGCGACGACGAGAGCATCACCGTGAACCTATCGCGTCTGCCCGCCAATGTGACCACCCTGATCTTCAGCGTCAACAACTACAGCGGCCAGGATTTCGGCCAGATTGAGAACGCCTACTGCCGTCTGGTCAATACCCAGGGCGAAAGCGAAATTGCCCGTTATGACCTGTCGGCGGGCGGCCAGCACAGCGCCATGATCCTGGCGAGCCTCAAGCGGCAGGGCAACGACTGGACCATGACCGCCATCGGCGCAACATCTAAGGGGCGGACGTATCAGGACAACCTGCCGGACATCAAGGCTTACCTGTAATCAAAGCGGGCTGAGGGGCTTGATCAAACGATTTTTTCAGGCTGTGACCACAGTTCATCCCCTCCTCTCCTGCTGGGAACTCTTGACTCCAAATCTCCGTATTTACTATCGGACCATCAGCAACATGATGGTCTAGAACCCGAAAAAGGATGGAACTAACATGGCACTTTCACTTCAAAAAGGCGGCAACATCTCCCTGAGCAAGCAGGACGCCAACCTGCAACGCATCATCGTGGGCCTGGGCTGGGACCCGCGCCCCACCGACGGTCAGGCGTTTGACCTGGACGCCTGCGCGTTCCTGCTGGGCAGCAGCGGCAAAGTGCGCGGCGATCACGATTTCATCTTTTACAACCAGCTCCGCAGCACGGACGGCAGCGTGGAGCATACCGGCGACAACCGCACGGGCGAGGGCGACGGCGACGACGAGGCCATCAAGATCAACCTGACGCAGGTTCCCGCCGAGATTGACAGAATCGCCGTCAGTGTGACCATTGACGAGGCGGAGGCCCGCCGTCAGAACTTCGGACAGGTGGGCGGCGCGTTCATCCGCGTGGTCAACGAGGACAACAATCAGGAACTGACCCGTTTTGATCTGGGCGAGGATTTCAGCACCGAGACCGCCGTGATCTTCGGCGAGATTTACCGACACGGCGGCGAATGGAAGTTCCGCGCGGTGGGCCAGGGCTATACCGGCGGCCTGGGGCCGTTGGCACGCAATTACGGCGTGAACGTCTGAATTAAAGAACCCTCAGTGGCACCCGTTCCCCACAGGCCGGGTGCCGTTTCTATGGCGGGAAGACCGCTCTGTAGCGGCAAGCCCGCATAATAAAGCGTTTGGCCTGTCCCCCACAGAGAGGGCAGCCAGCAAGGAGAACGTTAGTGATTCAAAGAGAGTTTGGCTTCGCCTTTGGTGTGAGCATCGTGGCCCTGATTCTGACCTTCTGGTACGGATTCAATACCGGCGGACTGGCGGTGGCCCTGAATTTCCTGGTGATCGCTGTGGTGCTGGGCGTCATGGAAGTGTCCCTCAGCTTTGACAACGCGGTGGTCAACGCCTCGGTCCTCAAGAACATGACCGAGAAGTGGCAGCGCCGGTTCCTGGTCTGGGGCATTCTGATCGCCGTGGTGGGGATGCGGCTGGTCTTTCCGATTGCCATCGTCGCCATCACGGCGGGCCTAGGCTTTGGCGAGGTGGCCAGTCTGGCCCTGAATGACTCGGCCAAGTACGGGGAGTATCTGGAGAAGGCCGAAGTCGTCATCAGCGCGTTCGGCGGCATCTTCCTGCTAATGGTGGCGCTGAATTACCTGATGGACCCGGAAAAAGACGAACACTGGCTGGCGGGTTTTGAGCGCCGTCTGGCCGGACTGGGCAAGCTGGACACCATTCAGGCGCTGATCGCGGGTGTGGTGCTGCTGTCCATCACGCACTTCTTGGTGGCCCCTGCCGAGCAACTCGCGGCGGTCACGGCGGGCATGGTGGGCCTACTGGTCTACCTGGCCATGAACGCCATCGGCGGCCTGTTTGACCCCAATGACATGGCGGCCAAGGCAGGCGCGGCGGGCCTCACAGCTTTCCTGTACCTGGAAGTGCTGGACGCGTCTTTCTCGCTGGACGGCGTGATCGGGGCCTTCGCCGTGACCAAGGAAATCGTGATCATCTCGGCAGGGCTGGCGATTGGCGCGGTGTTCGTGCGTTCGCTGACGCTGTTTCTGGTCCACCAGGGAACACTGGCGCAGTACCGCTTCCTGGAACACGGGGCGCACTACGGCATCCTGGCGCTGGCGATCATCATGCTGAGCAGCACCAACCGCAACGTGCATATCCCGGAACTGGTGACGGGCCTGATCGGGGTGGCGTTTATCGGGGCGTCCATCTGGTCCAGCGTGCGGGCCAACAAGCGCGAACTGGCCGAGGGGAAATCTCAGCCCAACTGAGTGCAAGATGGGTAAGGCTGTGGAGGGGGCGAAGAAGCTCCCTCCACAGCCTTTTTGTGGAGCTTTCCTGAAGACCAAAACGTATCCCTGCCCGTGACATCACCGCCGCCGCCGCGCTTAAATACGGCCATGCTTGGA comes from the Deinococcus sp. AJ005 genome and includes:
- a CDS encoding DUF475 domain-containing protein, with the protein product MIQREFGFAFGVSIVALILTFWYGFNTGGLAVALNFLVIAVVLGVMEVSLSFDNAVVNASVLKNMTEKWQRRFLVWGILIAVVGMRLVFPIAIVAITAGLGFGEVASLALNDSAKYGEYLEKAEVVISAFGGIFLLMVALNYLMDPEKDEHWLAGFERRLAGLGKLDTIQALIAGVVLLSITHFLVAPAEQLAAVTAGMVGLLVYLAMNAIGGLFDPNDMAAKAGAAGLTAFLYLEVLDASFSLDGVIGAFAVTKEIVIISAGLAIGAVFVRSLTLFLVHQGTLAQYRFLEHGAHYGILALAIIMLSSTNRNVHIPELVTGLIGVAFIGASIWSSVRANKRELAEGKSQPN
- a CDS encoding VWA domain-containing protein; the protein is MGVLQAGQRVPLSTLGVGQRLSVDIHCTLDGADLTAFGLQDGKLSDDRYMVFFNQPRSPEGALELARQGVDTSFSVDLAALPTFITEIYFTATHDTQAIAGAGALSVKVGDATFDVKPHLKAEKAVMLIRLYRHADGWRLATVAQGFNGGLDALVRHFGGEVAEAEAAPAPTVNLHKERQRVLLEKAEREQPQLVSLIKTASVSLEKRGLADARYRVKLVLDISGSMQNEYRSGAVQALAERALALAARLDDDGEVEVYLFGIKAHRSGTLSLDNVAGFVDRLKVKLEGGTHYSPVMKMVREDAEKEGRELPCLVLFITDGGTSNPAVVIRQMTDAAHEPIFWKFMGIEEGRVNFDFLEKLDDLPGRVVDNADFFRVPAPIKIGDAELFDLLLNELDGWQRDAKAAGILRV
- a CDS encoding TerD family protein; translated protein: MALSLQKGGNISLSKQDANLQRIIVGLGWDPRPTDGQAFDLDACAFLLGSSGKVRGDHDFIFYNQLRSTDGSVEHTGDNRTGEGDGDDEAIKINLTQVPAEIDRIAVSVTIDEAEARRQNFGQVGGAFIRVVNEDNNQELTRFDLGEDFSTETAVIFGEIYRHGGEWKFRAVGQGYTGGLGPLARNYGVNV
- a CDS encoding TerD family protein, with protein sequence MPISLKKGQQISLTKEAPGLSSVRMGLGWDAIKKKGFFGFGGGSVDVDLDANALMFDAQGQLVDAVWFRQLQSKDGAIQHSGDNRTGAGDGDDESITVNLSRLPANVTTLIFSVNNYSGQDFGQIENAYCRLVNTQGESEIARYDLSAGGQHSAMILASLKRQGNDWTMTAIGATSKGRTYQDNLPDIKAYL